From a single Erpetoichthys calabaricus chromosome 1, fErpCal1.3, whole genome shotgun sequence genomic region:
- the LOC114661833 gene encoding transmembrane protein 243-like gives MEDYTTRTYGTNVMDNRPLFGETSARDRIINLIVGGLTLLLVLVTIICAFVFPNLPPKPVNIFFALCIIMTCISAVILIFWYRQGDLEPKFRNLIYYILFTIVMLCVCANLYFHDVGK, from the exons ATGGAGGATTATACAACCAGGACTTATGGGACCAACGTGATGGACAACAGACCATTATTTGGAGAAACATCTGCTAGG GATCGGATCATCAACTTAATAGTTGGTGGGTTAACATTATTGCTAGTACTT GTAACAATTATTTGTGCTTTTGTCTTCCCCAATTTACCTCCAAAACCTGTGAATATTTTCTTCGCTCTTTGTATCATCATGACTTGTATTTCCGCAGTTATACTT ATATTTTGGTATCGCCAAGGGGACCTGGAGCCTAAATTCCGGAATTTAATTTATTACATCCTTTTTACAATTGTAATGCTGTGTGTTTGTGCCAATTTGTATTTTCACGATGTTGGAAAATGA